A stretch of DNA from Acidobacteriota bacterium:
GGCACCGGCGGCCCGGCGATGGCTCGCTCACGGCCCGCTCGCGATCGATCTCGACGGCCATCAGGTGCTCGCCGACGGCCAGCCGGTCCGGCTGACGGCCAAGGAGTTCCTGCTGCTGCGGTACCTACTCGAGCATCGCGGCCGGGTGCTGTCGCGCGATCTGCTGCTGTCGGACGTGTGGGGCTATCAGTACACCGGCGGCACGCGGACCGTGGACGTGCACGTGCGGCGCCTGCGCGAGAAGATCCCGTGGCTGGCCGGCGCGCTCGTGACCGTGAAGCAGTTCGGCTACAAGCTCGAGGAGCCGGCGGCGCCGTGACGTTCCGCACGCGCACGTTCCTCAGCGCCCTGATCTCGACGGCGCTGGCGCTCGGCCTGTCGATGCTGCTCGTCGAACGCGCCGTGCCGCAGTTCATGAAGGAGGACGTGGATCGCGGGCTGCTCAACCAGGCGCAGCTCGCGGCATCGCTGCTCGGCCGGGCTGCCCTCGACGATCCCGACCGGGAGGCGGATGCCATCGGCGCGCTGCTCGGCGAGCGCGTGACGTTCATCGCGGCCGATGGCGCGGTCGTCGGCGACTCGGAGGTGGCGCGCGATGCGCTCGCGACGCTCGAGAATCACGCGTCGCGCGAGGAGATCGTCGCCGCGGGGCGGGCGGGCGAGGGCCTGGCGTCGCGCACGAGCCACACGACGGGCGTCGAGACGCGCTATGCGGCGGTGGCGGTACACGGCGGGCCGGTCGCGTTCGTGCGGATCGCCCTGCCGCTCACCGCGATCGACGCGCGCGTGGCCGCCGTCCGGCGGCTGGGGGTGCTCGGATTCGGCGCCGGGCTCGCAGCGGCGGTGGTGCTCACCGGGCTCGCGTCGGTGCTCCTGCACCGGCGGCTGCGGGCCGTCGCGGAGGCCGCCGCGCGCTACAAGGCGGGCGACTTCAGCCGCCCCGCCCGCGATCACGCCCGCGACGAGATCGGCATCGTCGCCAACGCGCTCGATACCACCGCGCGCGAGCTGGGCGCGCGGCTGACGGAGATCGAACGCGAGCGCGCGCACATGGCCGCGCTACTGGCCGGCATGGTCGAAGGGGTGATCCTCTTCAACGGCGCCGGACGGCTGGTGCTGACCAACCCGGCCGTGCGTTCGATGTTGCGGCTGCCGGATGCCGCCGAGGGCCGGCCGTACCTCGAGGTCGTCCGCCAGCCGGAGATCGCGCGAGCGGTCGCCGCAGTGCTCGACGGCGGCGACGCGGCGCCCGTCGAGGTGCAGCTCGACGGCGTGGACGCGCGACGGGTGTTCGTGGCGCACGTCGTGCCCGTGGCCCGCGAGCGGGGCGGCGGCGCCGTGCTCGTGCTGCACGACATCACGAGGCTGCGCCAGGCCGACCAGGTGCGGCGCGACTTCGTCGCCAACGTGTCGCACGAGCTTCGCACGCCGCTCACGGCGATCCGCGGCGCCGCCGAAGCGCTGATCGACGACGGCCGGATCGCGCCGGAGTCGCAGGCGTTCGTCGAGATGATCACCCGCCAGACGCAGCGGATGGAGCGGCTCGTGCGGGATCTGCTCCGGCTCGCGCGTCTCGACGCCGGCCAGGAAACCATCACCCGCGAGGCGTGCCGTCTCGACGGGCTCATCGCCGGCGTCGCGCGCGATCTGCACGCATCGGTGTCGAGCCGGGAGCAGCAGGTCCGCATCGATGTCGCGGCGGATGCCACGGTCGTGACGGCCGACGCCGCCAAGCTGGGCGACGTGCTCCGCAATCTGATCGAGAACGCCTCGAATTACGGCCCACCGGGCAGCGTCATCGACGTCCGCGCCACGCGGGATGCCGGCGCGACGGTCATCAGCGTCGCGGATCGCGGCCCGGGCATTCCGGAGGCCGATCTCTCGAGGGTGTTCGAGCGGTTCTATCGGGTCGATCGATCGCGCACACGAGACCCCGGCGGCACGGGCCTCGGCCTGTCGATCGTGCGCCATCTCGTCGGGTTGCACGGTGGTACAGTGACCGCGGCGAACCGCGACGGCGGCGGCGCCGTGTTCACGGTGACACTGGAGAGCACGGGTACGACAGGTACGACGGGTCCAAGGTAGGAGCTTCGCGGGTCATCGTTCAGATACGACGGGGACGACAGGTACGACCGGTACGACGGGTCCAAGGAACGAGCTTCGCTGGCCATCGTTCAGGTACGACGGGGACGACAGGTACGACCGGTACGACAGGTCCAAAGAACGAGCTTCGCGGGTCATCGTTCGGGTACGACGGGTGCGACAGGTACGACAGTCCGACGCCGGGGCTATCGCCAATCATCGTCCTTGAGATTCGCTGAGCATGGAGAATAAGGAAAAGATGACAAGCATCACAGTTCCTTGGACCTGTCGTACCCATCGTACCCGTCGTACCTGTCGTACCCGATGAAAGGCATTGTCCTCGCGGGCGGGAGCGGGACGCGGCTGTATCCGGTGACGCGCGGCGTCTGCAAGCAGCTCATCCCCATCTACAACAAGCCGATGATCTACTACCCGCTGGCGACGCTGATGCTCGCCGGCATGCGGGACGTGCTGTTCATCACGACGCCCGACGACGCGTCGGCGTTCAGGCGGTTGCTGGGCGACGGCTCGCAACTGGGGATGCGGTTCTGCTACACGGTGCAGCCGGCGCCCGAAGGCCTGGCGCAGGCGTTCGTGCTCGGGCGCGAGTTCGTCGGCGACGATCGCGTCGCGCTGGCGCTCGGCGACAACCTGTTCTTCGGCGAGGGGTTCACGGAGCTGGTTCGCGCGGCCGCCCGCCGCGAGGAGGGCGCGACCGTGTTCGGCTACCCGGTCCGCGACCCGCAGCGCTACGGGGTCGTGGCGTTCGACGAGCACGGCCAGCCGATCAGCATCGAAGAGAAGCCGGCGGCGCCGCGGTCGTCCTACGCCGTCACCGGCCTGTACTTCTACGACAACGCCGTGCTCGACATCGCGGCCGGCCTGCGGCCCTCCGCGCGCGGCGAGCTGGAGATCACCGACGTGAACCGCCACTATCTCGACCGCGGCCAACTGCACGTCGAGCGGCTGGGACGCGGCGTGGCCTGGCTCGACACCGGCACGCACGAGTCACTGCTCCAGGCCTCGCACTTCGTCGAGACCATCGAGGAGCGGCAGTCGCTGATGATCTGCTGCGTCGAGGAAATCGCGTACCGGCTCGGCTACATCGCGCAGGATCAACTGCTGGCGCTGGCCGAGCCGATGCGGACCAACGGCTACGGCCAGTACCTCATTCGTCTCGCGGAGAGCGAGGCCCCCGGCACACTCCTGTGAACGTGACGCCAACGGCGCTTCCCGAGGTGCTGCTCATCGAGCCGGCCGTGCACCGCGATGCGCGGGGCTTCTTCCTCGAAACCTATCAGGCCGCGCGGTACCGCGCCGCGGGGATCGACGTGACCTTCGTCCAGGCGAACCAGTCGCGCTCGGTGCGGAACACGCTGCGCGGGTTGCACTGGCAGGACGGCGCTCATCCTCAGGCCAAGCTCATCCGCGTCGTCGTCGGCGCCGTCTTCGACGTGGCGGTCGATATCCGCCCGCACTCGCCCACGTTCGGCCAGTGGGTCGGCGTCCACGTGAGCGCGGACAACTTCCTGCAGCTCTACATCCCGGTCGGATTCGCGCACGGCTTCTGCGTGCTGTCGGACGCGGCGGAGCTGGAGTACCAGTGCTCGGATGTGTACGACCCGGCGTCGGAGCGCGGCCTGCTCTGGAACGATCCCGATCTCGGCATCGCGTGGCCGGTTCGCAATCCGATCATCTCGGAGCGCGACCGGCGGCATCCGACGCTGAAGGACTTGCGCGGCCGCGCCGCCGGAGAGACCGGCCTACTTCGGCAGTGACGCCAGGGTCTTGCGCGCCTCGTCGGCGCCGTCGAACGGCGCCTTGGCGGCGAGCGACGCCTCCAGCGCCTTTCGTGCCTTGTCCGGCTCGCCCGACGCCGTGTACGCCATGCCGACGTGGTACTGATTGACGGGATTCGGATCGGCCGCCACGCTGCGCTCCAGTTGGGTGATGGCTTCCCGGTACTGGCCCTGCTTGTAGAGGATCCACCCGAGCGTGTCCGCGATGTTGGGCTCCTCGGGCAGGCGGCGGCTCGCCAGCCGCGACAGCTCGGCGGCCTCGCTGACGTTGCGGTTCCCGCTCACGTAGATCCAGGCGAGGTTGTTCGCCGCGATGGGCGCTTCGGGATCGAGCGCCAGCACGCGGCGGTACTGCGCTTCGGCGTCGGCCGTGCGCTGCTGAGCATCGAGGATCATCGCGAGCATCGTGTGCGCGGGGACCGATGACGGATTGCGCGTGGTGATTTCCCGGAAGTTGCGCTCCGCCGCATCGAGCCGGCGCTCCTGGATGTAGATCAAGCCGAGCAGGTTGTAGGCAGCCAGGCGGGTGGGATCGATCTCGATCGCCTTGCGGAGCAGCTCCTCCGCCTTGCCGGCATTGCGCACCGCCAGATACGCGCGCGCCGCCAGCACGTAGAGGGCCCCGTTCGGTGGCAGGCTCTTGATGGCGGTGTCGACGCGGGTGGTGGCGTCGGCCGTGCGCGCCGTGGCGAGATCCACGAGGATGAGGCCGCCGAGCGCATCGAGATCGTCGGGGGCGACGGCCGCCGCTTTGGCGAACGACGCGCGCGCCGCCGCGAACTGCCGCTCGGCGAACTGCTGCGTGCCGAGCAGCGTCAACACGGGCGGCGCGTTCGGAAACGCTTTCTGGAGCGCTGCCAGCTCCGTGCGGGCTTCCGCGAGCCGCCGCTGCCCGATCAGCACGCGCACGAGCTCGACGCGCGCGCCGGCGGCGCCGGGCGCGAGCTTGAGCGCGTCACGCGCGAACGACGCGGCTCGATCCAGCTCGCCACGGGATCGGTGCAGGCGCGCCAGCGCGACGAGCGCCCCCACCGGCCGCCGATCGCGCTTGAGCGCTTCGTTGAACGACTTGATGGCCTCCTCGGGGCGATCGAGCGCGGCCTGAATCGTGCCGATGAGCGCGTACGCGCCAGCGGCCGCCGGCCCTTCGGCGTCGTGCGCGACGATGGCCTGGCCCAGGGCGAGGCTCTCGTCGCGTTTGCCCTGAATGAGCAGCAGCCGGGCGAGAAAGAGCTGCACGGGCTGGTCGGTTGGCTCTTTGGCGAGCACGTCGCGCAGCTTCTGCTCGGCTGCCGCGCGCTGCCCGTCGTCGAGGTCCATCGCCGCGAGCCGGACCGTCGCGTCCCGGAAGCCGGCCGGATCGGCGGTCAGGGTCCGGAGAATCGTCCGGGCGTCCTCACGCCGCCCGGCGATGACGTAGTAGTCCGCCAAGCCCACCTGCGCGGCGGGAGTCTTCGCGGCCGCGGCGATCGCCTTGAAGTACGGCTCGGCCTCGGGCACGCGGTTCGATCCGACGTAGAACGTGCCGAGCGCCCGGTTGGCCGCCACGTTCGCCGGATCGAGGGCGAGCGCGTCCTTGAACGCGCGCTCGGCGTCGGCCGTCCTGGCCGTCGCCCAGTAGAAGCCGGCGAGTGCCAGGCGTGCCTCGAGCGATTTGGGGGCGACGTCGACGGCTTTCCGGAACGCAGCCTCGGCCTCGGTCGCACGCCCCTGGGCGATCTGAATCGCCGCCATGTTGCGGTAGGCGCGGTCGTCGGCCGGGCTCAGCACGAGCGCTTCCTGGTACTCGCGCAGCGCGCCGTCGAAGTCGCGGAGCATGCCGAGCGCGTTGCCGAGCAGGATCTGGGCGTCCACGTCTTTCGGGTCGAGCGCCAGCGCCTTCTCGGCGCGCGTCTTCGCGTCTTCGAACTGGCCGGCCGCGAGGAGCAGGATCCCGGCCTGCC
This window harbors:
- the rfbA gene encoding glucose-1-phosphate thymidylyltransferase RfbA, with the protein product MKGIVLAGGSGTRLYPVTRGVCKQLIPIYNKPMIYYPLATLMLAGMRDVLFITTPDDASAFRRLLGDGSQLGMRFCYTVQPAPEGLAQAFVLGREFVGDDRVALALGDNLFFGEGFTELVRAAARREEGATVFGYPVRDPQRYGVVAFDEHGQPISIEEKPAAPRSSYAVTGLYFYDNAVLDIAAGLRPSARGELEITDVNRHYLDRGQLHVERLGRGVAWLDTGTHESLLQASHFVETIEERQSLMICCVEEIAYRLGYIAQDQLLALAEPMRTNGYGQYLIRLAESEAPGTLL
- the rfbC gene encoding dTDP-4-dehydrorhamnose 3,5-epimerase, translated to MNVTPTALPEVLLIEPAVHRDARGFFLETYQAARYRAAGIDVTFVQANQSRSVRNTLRGLHWQDGAHPQAKLIRVVVGAVFDVAVDIRPHSPTFGQWVGVHVSADNFLQLYIPVGFAHGFCVLSDAAELEYQCSDVYDPASERGLLWNDPDLGIAWPVRNPIISERDRRHPTLKDLRGRAAGETGLLRQ
- a CDS encoding tetratricopeptide repeat protein, which produces MSHSRFACFFLALMLAAASCGPSVDEHVKRADEYVSQSRFSEAEIEYRAALQGDPNRGEVRLKLADVYMKLQQPSKALGEYVRAADLLPDNRTAQRQAGILLLAAGQFEDAKTRAEKALALDPKDVDAQILLGNALGMLRDFDGALREYQEALVLSPADDRAYRNMAAIQIAQGRATEAEAAFRKAVDVAPKSLEARLALAGFYWATARTADAERAFKDALALDPANVAANRALGTFYVGSNRVPEAEPYFKAIAAAAKTPAAQVGLADYYVIAGRREDARTILRTLTADPAGFRDATVRLAAMDLDDGQRAAAEQKLRDVLAKEPTDQPVQLFLARLLLIQGKRDESLALGQAIVAHDAEGPAAAGAYALIGTIQAALDRPEEAIKSFNEALKRDRRPVGALVALARLHRSRGELDRAASFARDALKLAPGAAGARVELVRVLIGQRRLAEARTELAALQKAFPNAPPVLTLLGTQQFAERQFAAARASFAKAAAVAPDDLDALGGLILVDLATARTADATTRVDTAIKSLPPNGALYVLAARAYLAVRNAGKAEELLRKAIEIDPTRLAAYNLLGLIYIQERRLDAAERNFREITTRNPSSVPAHTMLAMILDAQQRTADAEAQYRRVLALDPEAPIAANNLAWIYVSGNRNVSEAAELSRLASRRLPEEPNIADTLGWILYKQGQYREAITQLERSVAADPNPVNQYHVGMAYTASGEPDKARKALEASLAAKAPFDGADEARKTLASLPK
- a CDS encoding PAS domain-containing protein — protein: MTFRTRTFLSALISTALALGLSMLLVERAVPQFMKEDVDRGLLNQAQLAASLLGRAALDDPDREADAIGALLGERVTFIAADGAVVGDSEVARDALATLENHASREEIVAAGRAGEGLASRTSHTTGVETRYAAVAVHGGPVAFVRIALPLTAIDARVAAVRRLGVLGFGAGLAAAVVLTGLASVLLHRRLRAVAEAAARYKAGDFSRPARDHARDEIGIVANALDTTARELGARLTEIERERAHMAALLAGMVEGVILFNGAGRLVLTNPAVRSMLRLPDAAEGRPYLEVVRQPEIARAVAAVLDGGDAAPVEVQLDGVDARRVFVAHVVPVARERGGGAVLVLHDITRLRQADQVRRDFVANVSHELRTPLTAIRGAAEALIDDGRIAPESQAFVEMITRQTQRMERLVRDLLRLARLDAGQETITREACRLDGLIAGVARDLHASVSSREQQVRIDVAADATVVTADAAKLGDVLRNLIENASNYGPPGSVIDVRATRDAGATVISVADRGPGIPEADLSRVFERFYRVDRSRTRDPGGTGLGLSIVRHLVGLHGGTVTAANRDGGGAVFTVTLESTGTTGTTGPR